The following proteins come from a genomic window of Tepidiforma thermophila:
- a CDS encoding enoyl-CoA hydratase/isomerase family protein → MSEPGFSNIRYEKRDAIALITINREQALNAIDAQTSSEMYRAWCDFRDDDALRVAILTGAGEKAFSTGMDLVATARGENQFEGGKPVPFGGFTRRMTIDKPIIAAIHGYCLAGGLELALACDIRICTPDARFGLPEVRWAIMPGAGGTQRLPRAIPAAWANYMILTGEQIDAETALRIGLVSHIVPKDELMDRALQIAGVICERGPLAVRAAKEAIRRGLDMPLDHGLAFEELLLTRLMATEDAKEGPRAFAEKRKPNYRGR, encoded by the coding sequence ATGTCTGAGCCCGGCTTCTCGAACATCCGTTATGAAAAACGTGATGCGATTGCGCTCATCACCATCAATCGCGAGCAGGCCCTGAACGCCATCGATGCGCAGACCTCGAGCGAGATGTACCGCGCCTGGTGCGACTTCCGGGATGACGATGCGCTCCGGGTAGCAATCCTGACCGGTGCCGGGGAGAAGGCGTTTTCCACGGGGATGGACCTCGTCGCGACTGCACGCGGAGAGAACCAGTTTGAGGGCGGGAAACCGGTGCCCTTCGGGGGCTTCACCCGGCGGATGACGATTGACAAGCCGATCATCGCCGCCATTCACGGCTACTGCCTTGCGGGCGGCCTCGAACTCGCCCTCGCCTGCGATATCCGCATCTGCACACCGGATGCCCGGTTCGGCCTCCCGGAAGTGCGGTGGGCGATTATGCCGGGCGCTGGAGGCACACAGCGACTGCCGCGGGCGATCCCGGCGGCGTGGGCAAACTACATGATCCTGACGGGAGAACAGATCGACGCCGAAACCGCGCTCCGCATCGGTCTCGTTTCCCACATCGTGCCGAAGGACGAGCTGATGGACCGCGCCCTTCAGATCGCGGGCGTCATCTGCGAGCGCGGCCCGCTCGCCGTCCGGGCGGCGAAGGAGGCAATCCGGCGGGGGCTCGATATGCCGCTCGACCACGGTCTCGCGTTCGAAGAGCTGCTGTTGACACGCCTCATGGCCACCGAGGATGCAAAGGAAGGGCCGCGCGCCTTCGCCGAGAAGCGAAAACCGAACTACCGGGGCCGCTGA
- the coaE gene encoding dephospho-CoA kinase (Dephospho-CoA kinase (CoaE) performs the final step in coenzyme A biosynthesis.), with the protein MHVIGLTGGIASGKSTVTSFFRERGIPVIDADILGHRTYDPGTETYQKVVETFGQDVVAADGTIDRKVLGSKVFGRPEELKKLTDIVWPGIRRLASEQLAEFEAAGNELVVLEAAVLLEAGWEDLVDEIWVVVVDPEIAVQRLAARNGLDPDAARARIASQLTNEERIARGDVIIENNGTLDELNARIQQAWDSLQERLRAAAGRN; encoded by the coding sequence GTGCACGTAATCGGGCTGACGGGCGGCATCGCCAGCGGCAAGTCAACCGTGACCAGTTTCTTCCGTGAACGCGGCATCCCTGTCATCGATGCCGACATCCTCGGTCACCGCACCTATGACCCGGGCACCGAAACCTACCAGAAGGTTGTCGAAACGTTCGGCCAGGACGTGGTTGCCGCCGACGGGACGATCGACCGGAAGGTGCTGGGGAGCAAGGTATTCGGCCGGCCCGAGGAGCTGAAAAAGCTCACCGATATCGTCTGGCCCGGCATCCGACGGCTTGCCAGCGAGCAGCTCGCCGAGTTCGAGGCCGCGGGAAACGAACTTGTTGTCCTCGAGGCGGCGGTGCTCCTGGAGGCGGGCTGGGAAGACCTGGTCGACGAGATTTGGGTCGTCGTGGTCGACCCGGAAATCGCGGTCCAGCGCTTGGCCGCCCGCAACGGACTTGACCCTGATGCCGCGCGCGCCCGCATCGCCTCGCAGCTTACGAACGAAGAGCGCATTGCCCGGGGTGACGTCATCATCGAAAACAACGGCACGCTGGACGAGCTGAACGCGCGCATCCAGCAGGCTTGGGATTCACTTCAGGAACGGCTGCGGGCAGCAGCCGGGAGGAATTAG
- a CDS encoding acyl-CoA dehydrogenase family protein — MAINLGDNEREAAWRKEVREFIEKEAPAALRAGSEGGGEGGLFARMGAIKEWRDKLAAKGWIAPAWPKKYGGADMSVVEQFIMNEEFAEAGLPANVGGFGVMMIGPTLIEHGTEEQKEEHLGKILRGEVIWCQGYSEPGAGSDLASLQTRAVRDGDDYVINGQKIWTTGAQFADWMYMLVRTDPDAPKHRGITYLLVDMKSPGITVRPLTTLAGTQTFNEVFFEDVRVPVKNRVGEENRGWYVGTTTLDFERSSIGSAVGIRKQLEGLMRQAKQGKEAKFHSDSVRREFADRWIEAEVAKMLSYRVVSMQAAGKIPNYEASMCKLFTSELSQRIANLSMHLYGMYGNIRNRASMGYMQAVSATIAGGTTEVQKNIIATRGLGLPRG; from the coding sequence ATGGCCATCAATCTCGGCGATAACGAACGCGAAGCGGCATGGCGCAAGGAAGTCCGCGAGTTCATCGAGAAGGAGGCGCCTGCTGCCCTCCGCGCCGGCAGCGAGGGTGGCGGAGAAGGCGGCCTCTTCGCGCGGATGGGCGCCATTAAGGAATGGCGCGACAAGCTGGCAGCCAAGGGCTGGATCGCACCCGCCTGGCCGAAGAAGTACGGCGGTGCTGACATGAGTGTCGTCGAGCAGTTCATCATGAACGAGGAGTTCGCCGAGGCCGGGCTGCCCGCCAACGTCGGCGGCTTCGGCGTGATGATGATCGGGCCGACCCTCATCGAGCATGGCACCGAGGAGCAGAAGGAAGAGCACCTCGGCAAAATCCTGCGGGGCGAGGTGATCTGGTGCCAGGGCTACAGCGAACCCGGGGCCGGCTCCGACCTCGCCAGCCTGCAAACCCGCGCCGTCCGCGATGGCGATGATTATGTCATTAATGGCCAGAAAATCTGGACGACGGGCGCCCAGTTCGCGGACTGGATGTACATGCTGGTGCGCACCGACCCGGACGCGCCCAAGCACCGCGGCATCACCTACCTGCTGGTGGACATGAAGTCGCCCGGCATCACCGTGCGGCCCCTGACGACCCTTGCCGGCACCCAGACGTTCAACGAGGTGTTCTTCGAAGACGTGCGCGTGCCCGTCAAGAACCGTGTCGGCGAAGAGAACCGCGGCTGGTACGTCGGCACCACCACGCTGGACTTCGAACGCTCGTCCATCGGGTCTGCTGTGGGTATCCGCAAGCAGCTCGAGGGGCTGATGCGCCAGGCGAAGCAGGGCAAGGAGGCGAAGTTCCACAGCGACAGCGTGCGGCGCGAGTTCGCCGACCGCTGGATTGAGGCTGAGGTCGCGAAGATGCTGAGCTACCGCGTTGTCTCGATGCAGGCCGCGGGGAAGATCCCGAACTACGAGGCGAGCATGTGCAAGCTCTTCACCAGCGAGCTCAGCCAGCGCATCGCGAACCTCTCCATGCACCTTTACGGGATGTACGGCAACATCCGAAACCGCGCATCGATGGGCTACATGCAGGCGGTTTCCGCGACGATTGCCGGCGGCACCACGGAGGTGCAGAAGAATATCATCGCCACTCGGGGTCTCGGCCTGCCGCGCGGCTAA
- a CDS encoding AMP-binding protein gives MNTLVELLEASAARYPDRVALTMRAGVRATRYTYAELLRRSHAWARLLASRGVSKGDRVIAWAPNQPEWVAAMFGTFIAGGVLVPLDVRSSPEFVARVVARVEPKAAFAGRSQAEELARLEVPALVLEGVRPPLDGPFLGPPLSGADLAEVIFTSGTTGDPKGVMLTHRNIVANVESGLSVIDIGPGTRMLSLLPLSHMFEQTAGCFAPIAAGAAVCYPASRQPASLSRVMQEGKPTVIIGVPQVLSLLMAGIEREAAAHGRLGLLRMMRRISQPLPARGRRLVFHPVLSRFGGALDFVASGGAPLDPEVQLKWEAMGIAVVEGYGTTECAPIVTINPREDRRVGSVGRPLPGQQVRIADDGEVLTRGENVFIGYWQAPEATAAAFDGDWYRTGDLGYLQDGYLYLKGRKKDLIVLADGQNVYPEDIEAVLRRQPGVTDAVVLGLAVDGQVRLHAVIAEAAPGSAAEAVRRANQQLDARQQILGWSTWPEPDFPRTHTLKVRRPLVEAYLREHQPPPAPPQQEVADPLLRIIAALRRTDAPLDDATNLGADLGLDSLARVELLSAVEDELGVYVDDADVGPQTTIGELRRMVAKGERKVRIRKFPTWPRWRTVQWLRHALLSFFVFPLLRIGYSVEVRGRERFATVQQPCLIIANHNMHLDQAMLLRSMPPGFRRRVAIAAAASDIFGNRLRGFFASLLGNAFPFAKEGSGVRESLEYVAKMLGEGWNVLIFPEGKLTVIGPMQPFKSGTGLLAVETGVPVLPMRIDVLRPGFYEGKWLPHPRARVRVSIGEPIRFEPGTSYQEATRRLEEAVRNA, from the coding sequence ATGAACACGCTCGTCGAGCTGCTCGAAGCTTCGGCAGCGCGCTACCCCGACCGCGTGGCGCTGACGATGCGGGCCGGCGTGCGCGCCACGCGGTACACCTACGCCGAGCTGCTGCGACGCTCGCACGCCTGGGCCCGCCTGCTGGCCAGCCGCGGAGTGAGCAAGGGGGACCGGGTCATCGCCTGGGCCCCGAACCAGCCCGAGTGGGTCGCCGCGATGTTCGGCACGTTCATCGCCGGCGGCGTGCTGGTGCCGCTCGATGTGCGCAGCTCGCCGGAGTTCGTTGCCCGCGTTGTGGCAAGGGTTGAGCCGAAGGCAGCTTTCGCCGGACGAAGCCAGGCCGAGGAACTTGCCCGGCTCGAGGTGCCGGCCCTCGTTCTCGAGGGCGTGCGCCCGCCGCTCGATGGGCCGTTCCTTGGCCCTCCGCTGTCGGGAGCCGACCTGGCAGAAGTCATCTTCACCTCCGGCACCACCGGCGACCCGAAGGGCGTGATGCTGACCCACCGGAACATTGTCGCCAATGTCGAATCCGGCCTGTCGGTCATCGATATCGGCCCGGGGACGCGCATGCTGTCGCTGCTTCCGCTGAGCCATATGTTCGAACAGACTGCCGGCTGCTTCGCGCCCATCGCAGCCGGCGCCGCCGTCTGTTACCCGGCGAGCCGGCAGCCCGCATCCCTGAGCCGCGTCATGCAGGAAGGGAAGCCGACCGTGATTATCGGCGTGCCGCAGGTGCTCAGCCTGCTGATGGCCGGCATCGAGCGGGAGGCGGCGGCCCACGGCCGCCTGGGCCTCCTCCGGATGATGCGCCGCATTTCCCAGCCGCTCCCTGCGCGCGGGCGGAGGCTCGTCTTCCACCCTGTTCTTTCGCGGTTCGGTGGTGCGCTGGACTTCGTCGCCAGCGGGGGCGCCCCCCTCGACCCCGAGGTCCAGCTCAAGTGGGAAGCGATGGGCATCGCCGTCGTGGAGGGGTACGGAACGACCGAGTGCGCACCCATCGTCACCATCAACCCGCGCGAAGACCGGCGCGTGGGGAGCGTCGGGCGACCGCTGCCGGGCCAGCAGGTGCGTATCGCCGATGACGGCGAGGTCCTGACGCGCGGGGAGAATGTCTTCATCGGCTACTGGCAGGCGCCCGAGGCGACCGCAGCGGCGTTCGATGGCGACTGGTACCGCACCGGTGACCTTGGCTACCTGCAGGATGGCTACCTCTACCTCAAGGGCCGGAAGAAGGACCTCATCGTCCTCGCCGACGGACAAAATGTGTACCCGGAGGATATCGAAGCGGTCCTCCGGCGGCAGCCAGGCGTAACCGACGCAGTCGTCCTCGGGCTCGCCGTCGATGGGCAGGTTCGTCTTCACGCCGTCATTGCGGAGGCCGCGCCAGGGTCAGCTGCGGAAGCAGTCCGGCGCGCGAACCAGCAGCTCGATGCGCGCCAGCAGATCCTCGGCTGGAGCACCTGGCCGGAGCCGGATTTCCCGCGGACACACACGCTGAAGGTGCGCCGGCCGCTGGTCGAGGCGTACCTCCGCGAACACCAGCCGCCGCCGGCACCCCCGCAGCAGGAGGTTGCCGACCCGCTTCTCCGCATCATCGCGGCGCTCCGCCGCACCGACGCACCGCTCGACGATGCGACGAACCTTGGGGCAGACCTCGGGCTCGATTCACTGGCCCGGGTCGAGCTGCTCTCTGCTGTTGAAGACGAGCTGGGCGTCTACGTGGACGATGCCGACGTCGGCCCGCAGACTACCATCGGTGAGCTTCGGCGCATGGTAGCCAAAGGCGAACGGAAGGTGCGCATCCGAAAGTTCCCCACCTGGCCGCGCTGGCGCACGGTCCAGTGGCTTCGGCACGCCCTCCTCTCCTTTTTTGTGTTCCCGCTCCTCCGTATTGGCTACAGCGTGGAGGTGCGCGGCCGGGAGCGGTTCGCGACCGTTCAGCAGCCCTGTCTCATCATCGCCAACCACAACATGCACCTCGACCAGGCGATGCTCCTGCGGAGCATGCCCCCCGGCTTCCGGCGCCGGGTGGCGATCGCAGCCGCGGCCAGCGACATCTTCGGAAACCGGTTGCGCGGCTTTTTCGCCAGTCTGCTGGGGAACGCCTTCCCGTTCGCCAAAGAGGGGTCCGGCGTCCGCGAGAGCCTGGAATACGTCGCGAAGATGCTTGGCGAGGGGTGGAACGTGCTGATCTTCCCCGAGGGGAAGCTGACCGTCATCGGTCCAATGCAGCCCTTCAAGTCGGGCACGGGCTTGCTCGCGGTCGAGACCGGCGTCCCGGTTTTGCCGATGCGGATCGATGTGCTCCGGCCGGGCTTCTACGAAGGGAAGTGGCTGCCCCACCCGCGGGCGCGGGTGCGCGTCAGCATCGGCGAGCCGATCCGGTTCGAACCCGGGACCTCGTACCAGGAGGCAACGCGGCGGCTGGAAGAAGCGGTCCGGAACGCCTGA
- a CDS encoding DUF402 domain-containing protein, producing MDVYLEVKLKPGGERREYPTRLVHLGRGFVIVRFEMQRGGGPPDIPVSVPPGSVSLGYFWARRPYNLYRWRDPSGRLIAHRFDAVADVAIAPESVTYRDLVLDWWVLPGDVLLEEDREEFEALAGAGLLSAKDLAAARAADREVHARYRHIIDEAARLEARYARARKA from the coding sequence ATGGATGTCTACCTCGAAGTAAAGCTGAAGCCCGGCGGTGAGCGCCGCGAATACCCGACCCGGCTCGTGCACCTCGGCCGCGGCTTCGTCATCGTGCGATTCGAGATGCAACGCGGAGGCGGTCCGCCCGATATCCCGGTTTCCGTGCCGCCCGGCTCCGTCTCTCTCGGCTATTTCTGGGCGCGCCGGCCCTACAACCTCTACCGCTGGCGCGACCCGAGCGGCCGGCTGATCGCGCACCGCTTCGACGCTGTGGCCGACGTCGCCATCGCACCGGAAAGCGTCACCTACCGCGACCTCGTGCTCGACTGGTGGGTGCTCCCCGGAGACGTGCTCCTGGAGGAGGACCGGGAGGAGTTCGAAGCGCTCGCCGGTGCCGGCCTGCTTTCGGCGAAGGACCTGGCTGCCGCGCGCGCCGCCGACCGCGAGGTCCACGCCCGCTATCGCCACATCATCGACGAGGCTGCCCGGCTCGAGGCCCGCTACGCCCGCGCCCGCAAGGCGTAG
- a CDS encoding NIL domain-containing protein, producing the protein MAVKRVRFTFPENLIREPIIYRLGHEFQVITNVRMADVDEKTGWVVLELEGEPDEIERSIAWAQERGVRVDPVTGDVVEG; encoded by the coding sequence ATGGCCGTCAAACGTGTCCGGTTTACCTTTCCCGAAAACCTCATCCGGGAGCCGATCATCTACCGCCTCGGCCACGAGTTCCAGGTCATCACCAACGTCCGGATGGCCGACGTTGACGAGAAAACGGGGTGGGTTGTGCTCGAGCTCGAGGGTGAACCGGATGAGATCGAACGCAGCATCGCCTGGGCCCAGGAGCGCGGGGTCCGGGTCGACCCGGTGACGGGCGATGTGGTCGAGGGTTAA
- a CDS encoding MBL fold metallo-hydrolase, protein MTKPALNRRPAWQELRPLPFRPCIEVVPGLYQVRTRASRAYLVVDAGITVIDTGAPGSGERILEAVRDIGRSPEDIRDIIITHAHIDHVGGLPELQRWVPARTGIHLAEARDVESDEPLPNPFAHALLARICEPYLLRVDPGPARIDVYLRDGDEFPALGGMRIIHVPGHTPGSIALHFPERGVLIVGDAMQYRFGRLMPPHRLFTRDMAQATASIRRLAELDFDTLCFSHFRPIVRDADLKVREFARSLPA, encoded by the coding sequence ATGACCAAACCAGCCCTCAATCGTCGTCCCGCGTGGCAGGAGCTCAGGCCTCTGCCCTTTCGCCCCTGCATAGAGGTCGTTCCCGGGCTTTACCAGGTTCGGACCCGGGCATCCCGCGCGTACCTGGTCGTCGATGCGGGCATCACCGTCATTGATACCGGCGCCCCGGGGTCGGGGGAGCGTATTCTCGAAGCCGTCCGCGACATCGGCCGTTCGCCCGAAGACATCCGCGACATCATCATCACCCACGCGCACATCGACCATGTCGGCGGCCTCCCTGAACTCCAGCGGTGGGTGCCGGCGCGCACCGGGATTCACCTGGCTGAGGCGCGCGACGTCGAAAGCGACGAACCCCTGCCAAATCCGTTCGCGCACGCCCTGCTTGCGCGGATTTGTGAACCGTATCTGTTGCGGGTCGATCCGGGCCCCGCGCGCATCGACGTCTACCTCCGTGATGGCGACGAATTCCCGGCGCTTGGCGGGATGCGCATCATCCACGTCCCCGGTCACACGCCGGGCTCCATCGCCCTTCACTTCCCCGAGCGCGGTGTGCTGATTGTTGGCGATGCTATGCAGTATCGATTCGGCAGGCTCATGCCCCCGCACCGCCTGTTCACCCGTGATATGGCCCAGGCTACCGCCTCCATCCGCAGGCTGGCGGAGCTGGATTTCGACACCCTCTGTTTCAGCCATTTCCGGCCCATCGTCCGTGACGCCGACCTGAAGGTGCGCGAGTTCGCGCGCTCCTTGCCTGCATGA
- the thrC gene encoding threonine synthase — translation MSFAKNLRCRECHREYALEARHVCDFCFGPVEVTYDYDAIRKSVSRDRIERGPASLWRYRDYLPCDPDAAIDIGAGFTPLIRAKNLGKALGLNHLYIKNDTVNPTWSFKDRVVAVAASRARELGYDKLACASTGNLANSVSAHAAAAGMEAVVFIPHDLELGKVLGSSIYGPTLVKVRGNYDAVNRLCAELAGSYNWAFVNVNVRPYYSEGSKTLGFEVAEQLGWRAPDHCVVPIASGSLFVKIRKGLQELWKTGLIDEPKTRMSGAQAAGCSPVATAWQEGSMNFRPQRPNTIAKSLAIGNPADGYYSLVQLKETGGACGSVTDDEIVAGMKLLAETEGIFAETAGGVTIASLKQLAEQGRIHPDELTVAFITGAGFKTVEAVAEALNPPLEIDATIESFEAAYGARLAQGVA, via the coding sequence ATGAGCTTTGCCAAAAATCTCCGTTGTCGCGAGTGTCACCGTGAGTACGCGCTCGAAGCGCGACACGTGTGCGACTTCTGCTTCGGGCCGGTTGAGGTTACGTACGACTACGACGCCATTCGGAAGTCGGTTTCCCGGGACCGGATCGAGCGCGGGCCGGCCTCACTGTGGCGCTACCGGGACTACCTGCCGTGCGACCCGGATGCTGCCATCGATATCGGGGCCGGATTTACTCCGCTCATTCGGGCGAAGAACCTGGGCAAGGCGCTGGGATTGAACCACCTGTACATCAAGAACGACACGGTCAACCCGACCTGGTCGTTCAAGGACCGCGTGGTGGCGGTCGCAGCCAGCCGCGCCAGGGAGCTGGGGTACGACAAGCTGGCCTGCGCCAGCACGGGCAACCTTGCGAACAGCGTGAGCGCGCACGCCGCTGCAGCCGGGATGGAGGCTGTCGTGTTCATTCCGCACGACCTCGAACTGGGGAAGGTGCTCGGTTCGAGCATCTACGGGCCGACGCTGGTGAAGGTGCGCGGCAACTACGATGCGGTGAACCGCCTCTGCGCCGAGCTGGCCGGCTCGTACAACTGGGCGTTCGTCAATGTGAATGTCCGCCCGTACTACTCGGAAGGCTCGAAGACGCTCGGCTTCGAGGTTGCCGAACAGCTCGGCTGGCGGGCCCCCGACCATTGCGTCGTACCGATTGCGAGCGGTTCGCTCTTCGTGAAGATTCGTAAGGGGCTCCAGGAGCTCTGGAAGACCGGACTCATCGATGAGCCGAAGACGCGGATGAGCGGGGCACAGGCTGCCGGCTGCTCGCCGGTCGCGACCGCGTGGCAGGAAGGTTCGATGAACTTCCGTCCGCAGCGGCCGAACACGATCGCCAAATCGCTCGCAATCGGCAACCCGGCCGACGGCTATTACAGCCTCGTGCAGCTCAAGGAGACGGGCGGCGCCTGCGGGAGCGTGACCGACGACGAGATCGTTGCCGGGATGAAGCTGCTGGCCGAAACGGAAGGGATCTTCGCCGAGACGGCAGGCGGCGTCACCATCGCCTCGCTGAAGCAGCTGGCCGAACAGGGCAGAATTCACCCTGACGAGCTCACCGTGGCGTTCATCACGGGCGCCGGGTTCAAGACGGTCGAAGCAGTGGCCGAGGCGCTCAACCCGCCGCTCGAGATTGACGCCACGATTGAGAGCTTCGAAGCTGCCTACGGTGCCCGTTTGGCACAGGGAGTCGCCTGA
- a CDS encoding ubiquitin-like small modifier protein 1 — MPIHVRIPQPLRPLTGNQPTVTAEGATLALLVDNLESAYPGIKERMVDEAGQIRRFVNIYVNGDDVRFLDGLQTALKDGDEVSIVPAVAGGAS, encoded by the coding sequence GTGCCGATTCATGTCCGCATTCCCCAGCCGCTCCGACCGCTCACCGGGAATCAGCCGACGGTGACGGCGGAAGGAGCGACCCTCGCGCTGCTCGTCGACAACCTCGAGAGTGCCTACCCGGGCATCAAGGAGCGGATGGTCGACGAAGCCGGGCAGATTCGGCGGTTCGTCAACATTTATGTTAACGGCGACGACGTCCGGTTCCTGGACGGGCTCCAGACGGCCCTCAAGGACGGGGACGAGGTGAGCATCGTGCCCGCGGTCGCCGGCGGCGCGTCCTGA